The Cytobacillus firmus genome segment CCCGCATCATATGATGATCTATAAGAATGGCATCCACAGCTACCGCGAACTGCCAATCCGTATTGCAGAGCTTGGAACAATGCACCGCTATGAAATGTCAGGTGCCCTGTCAGGCCTTCAGCGTGTACGAGGCATGACTTTAAATGATGCACATATCTTTGTTCGACCTGACCAGATCAAGGAAGAGTTTAAGCGCGTAGTACATTTGATCCTCGAAGTATATAAAGACTTCGATATCAATGACTACTCATTCCGTCTTTCCTATAGAGACCCTCAGGATACTGAGAAGTACTTTGATGACGATGAAATGTGGGAAAAAGCACAGGCGATGCTTAAAGAAGCGATGGATGAAATTGGCCTCGATTATTTTGAGGCAGAAGGCGAAGCGGCTTTCTACGGTCCTAAATTGGATGTACAAGTTAAAACTGCGCTTGGCAAGGATGAGACACTATCCACTGTCCAGCTGGACTTCCTGCTTCCTGAACGTTTTGACCTGACATATGTAGGGGAAGATGGAAAGCCTCATCGCCCGGTCGTTATCCACCGCGGAGTAGTTTCGACTATGGAGCGTTTTGTGGCATTCCTGATTGAGGAGTACAAGGGAGCGTTTCCAACCTGGCTTGCCCCAGTTCAAATCCAAGTCATTCCGGTTTCTCCTGATATTCACTTTGATTATGCGAAAAAAGTCCAGGAGCAGCTTCAGGCAGAGGGCTTCCGCGTTGAGCTGGATGACCGCAATGAAAAAATCGGATATAAGATCCGTGAAGCGCAAATGCAAAAAACTCCATACATGCTTGTTGTTGGAGACAATGAAGCAGCTGAAAAAGCTGTCAATGTCCGCAAATATGGAGAGCAAAAATCAGAAACTGTATCATTTGAAGACTTCATCTCAGCACTAAAAGCTGAAGTAAAACGATAATAATCAAAAAGGGCTGCACGTGCTGCAGCCCTTTTTGATAAGTTATTCATTAGAACATTTAAGAGCCGGATGAGACAAACGAAAGAGCTGGCATTAAATTCATTATGAAAAAATATTAAAATTGTATTGCCAAAATCAATTAAGTTTGTTATGCTTTTCTTCGTTGTGATAAAAGTTATTCGTTTGACACGGAATCATTCTTTGTGATATAGTAGCTAAGGTAATTGAATACAGTTTGAGGAAAAGAAGAAGCACCCGCTTCTCACCTGATTGACGCAAAGCGCAGTTGGCAGGTTTTACGTGAACATTTTCTGTTTATATACGTAAGTGTGGGTGTTTTCATCCGCACTTTTTTATTTGGTTAAAACAGCTCTGATTCCGTCACGGAAGAGAAATGTTTCATAACTTGCGATTCAGCTTTGGTCCGGTGCAGCTTACAGCTTTAAAGTTGTCTGCTAAGCAGGCGCTTGCGCTTTTCTTGACCCAAACGTTGTGTTCGCATTAAACCTTGGAGGTGTCTAGCTATTAGCAAAGATATGTTGTTAAACGAGGGCATTCGCGCCCGCGAAGTCCGTCTTATTGACCAAAACGGCGAGCAGTTAGGTATTAAATCAAAATTCGACGCACTTGAAATTGCTTCTCGTGCCAATCTTGATCTTGTTCTGGTTGCACCGAGTGCGAAGCCTCCGGTAGCCCGTATCATGGACTACGGAAAGTTCAAATTCGAGCAGCAGAAGAAAGACAAAGAAGCTCGCAAAAACCAGAAGATTATCAGTATTAAAGAAGTTCGTCTTAGCCCGACTATTGAAGAGCATGACTTTAATACTAAACTTCGCAATGCTATTAAATTCCTTGAAAAAGGCGATAAAGTTAAAGCATCGATCCGATTCAAAGGACGTGCTATTACGCATAAGGAAATTGGCCAGCGTGTACTAATTCGATTCGCACAAGCATGCAATGAAGTTGCAATAGTGGAATCACATCCAAAAATGGATGGCCGAAGCATGTTTATGGTCTTAGCACCGAAAAACGACAAGTAAGAGGAGGAATTCCCAATGCCAAAAATGAAAACTCACCGCGGCGCTGCTAAGCGTTTTAAAAGAACAGGTTCTGGTAAACTGAAGCGTTCTCACGCTTACAGAAGCCATATGTTCGCGAACAAATCACAAAAGCAAAAGCGTAAGCTTCGCAAAGGAACTCTTGTTTCTTCAGGCGATTACAAGCGCATCCGTAACTTATTAGTAAATCTTAAGTAATATCTCGAAATTAGGAGGGAAATAATATGCCACGTGTAAAAGGCGGTACAGTTACTCGCAAACGTCGTAAAAAAGTCATCAAATTAGCTAAAGGTTATTTCGGTTCAAAACATACATTATACAAAGTTGCTAACCAGCAGGTTATGAAATCCCTAATGTATGCTTACCGCGACCGTCGCCAGAAAAAGCGCGACTTCCGCAAACTTTGGGTTACTCGCATTAATGCAGCAGCTCGCATGAACGGTCTTTCTTACAGCCGTTTAATGCACGGTTTAAAGCTTGCTGGCATCGAAGTTAACCGCAAAATGCTTTCTGAATTAGCAATCGCTGACGAAAAAGCATTTGCTGAATTAGCATCAGTTGCAAAGCAGCAGCTTAGCAAGTAATAATTTTCACAATAGCCATTCCCTATGGGGATGGCTTTTTATTTTGCTTTTAATGGACAGTAAGCTTCCGTTTCGTTTAAGCTCAATACAGACTTAATACATACAAAAAGGAGAAAGCTCATGATTAAAACAATTGCTCTTATCTATCTGATGATGAATGTGATTGGCTTTTACCTGATGAAGCTTGATAAAGAAAAAGCCAAACGGAGTGAGTTCCGTATAAGTGAGAAGAACCTCTGGATCACCGCCTTTTTGAGCGGGGCAGCGGGAATGGCTTTTGGCATGAAGACCTTCAGGCATAAAACGAAGCATGTTCAGTTTAAATGGGGACTGCCTTTCTTGGCATTGCTTGAAGCAGGCTTGCTTATGTACCTGATTATTCAATTGTCATAAACGGTCAGCGCCATCCATAAGCTTTAGTGAACAGCAGGAAAGTCATCAGGGAGAGGTGAAGGCATGAATGATCAATTGACCTTATTGTTTGCTATGGCAGAAACTGCTGGCATTCTTGCTCCTATTGCTTTTATCTTTTTTCATATCATCCGGCAGTTTCTATTTATTCCGGTACCGCTTGTCTGTATAACAGGGGGAGTTCTGTTTGGAAGTCTTTTTGGCTCTATTTTCTCTCTTGCGGGGTTAATGATCAGCAGCATTCTTTTTTATTTTTTGATCACAAAAATGCCGCGGACACATGAAAAGCTATCTTTATTAAAGAAGCGGTGGTTCGGGGAGTATCGGAATTTAACTGTCGGCCAGGTTGCAGTTTTAAGGCTAATCCCTTTTATTCATTATCATTTATTGAGCTTTTGCCTGATGGAAAGAAATAAAGGAATTAATGAGTATCTGAAAAATTCATGGATCACCAATTTGCCGCTGGCTGTTTTTTATACCGTTTTTGGGGAATTTATCAGCAGATTTACGCCTTCAATGATTGTCCTTATTTTGCTGTCACTTTCTGTTTTGGTATTTGTACTGAGGGAAAAGGTTACAGTTATTAAATGGAAAGAATTCTTCAAAACAGCATAAAAAAACGTTCGGGGCTGCCGAACGTTTTTTAAAGATGATCATTAATTTCCTCGCCTGGAGAAGCTGTTTTGTGCATGAACTCCTTTACAGGGCTTTTCCAGTCAATTTTTGCAGTAGGATAGGCCTCGCTTATTTTTCTTTCAATAAAAAGAAAATCCTCCCTTACCATCCCTTTAAGGGCCGATGTATTGTGCGGCCAGAGGAAAATGGAGACCACATCAAAAGCATTATCAGTGGTACCCAAATACTTTTCACCTTCAAATAAAACCCCTTTATACGTAATCAGGAAGTTTTTCCTGACATTTTCATGGTCATCCCAAAAATAATATCGTTTCTGTTCGTGGGCAAGCTCTAGCTTTCTCTTGGAATTGAGCAGATATTTTACCGCGGTGTATATAAGAAAAAGAATCAGAGCAAACAATAGCATACGCAGGAGCCACATAGTAACCAGCCCTCCATTATTATTTTCCTTACTATACGGATTAGATTAAAAAAAGTTTCAACTTTTTTGCGATTTGTTATAATTTTTTTGATGGGCACTATAATGTAAGTTAATCATTTCATATAGGACGGTGAAAAAATGAATTATCAGCAATTATTTCAAATGCAAAAAGGGCTGGACAGCCATATAGAATCAAACCATGGTTTAGAGGAAGAAGATTTGTTTGACCGTAAGATACTGGCGCTGCTTGTTGAATTGGGAGAGCTTGCTAATGAGACAAGATGCTTTAAGTTCTGGAGCCTTAAGCCTTCCTCCCCTCAGGAAACAGTATTGGAGGAGTTTGTAGACGGTATACATTTCATTTTATCGCTTGGAATTGAATGCGGATTTGACGGGCAAAAGAACTTTGCTGTTCCGGTGGAAAAGGCGGTTTCAGTGAATGACCAGTTCCTGTCTGTTTATGATGCTATCGGAAAGTTTCGGACCAGCCGTTCTTTAACGGATTATAAAGACCTTATTGCAGTCTACTTACAGCTGGGGGAAATACTTGGATTTAACTCTTCGCATATAGAAAAAGCATATATAGACAAGAATGAAGTAAATTATAAGAGGCAGGCTGAAGGATATTAGATTTTTCCGCCTGCAGCCTGAGGGATTATCCGTCTGATAATTCTTTATATTGAATCCGATGTTCGGTATAATAGGATTAAATAAATATTAAGGGAGTCGAAATGATGGCTAAATTAGATGAAACATTAACGATGCTTAAAGACTTAACAGATGCGAAAGGAATACCGGGAAATGAGCGCGAACCGCGCGAGGTTATGAAAAAATACATAACAGCATATGCTGATGAAGTGACAACAGATGGACTGGGGAGCCTCATTGCTAAAAAAACCGGCAAAGAAGGCGGCCCGAAGGTCATGGTAGCCGGTCACTTGGATGAAGTTGGATTTATGGTAACAAACATTGATGATAAAGGTTTCATCCGTTTCCAGACAGTTGGCGGCTGGTGGTCGCAGGTTATGCTGGCACAGCGCGTGACAATTGTAACGTCGAAAGGAGATGTTACAGGGGTAATTGGTTCAAAACCGCCGCATATCTTATCACCGGATGCTCGCAAAAAGCCTGTTGAAATTAAAGACATGTTTATTGATATTGGTGCTTCCAGCCGTGAAGAAGCAAAAGACTGGGGCGTAAAACCTGGTGACATGGTGGTTCCATATTTTGAGTTTACGGTTATGAATAATGAAAAGATGCTTTTGGCGAAAGCCTGGGATAACCGCATTGGCTGCGCAATTGCTATAGATGTGCTAAAAGAATTAAAGGATGCTGAGCATCCGAATGAAGTTTATGGTGTAGGAACGGTTCAGGAAGAGGTTGGTCTTCGCGGAGCCCGTACTTCTGCGCAAAAAATCGAGCCGGATATCGCATTTGGTGTAGACGTGGGAATCGCAGGAGATACACCGGGGATTTCTGAAAAAGAAGCCATGAGCAAAATGGGCAAAGGGCCGCAAATCATCCTTTATGATGCATCAATGGTCTCTCACAAAGGCCTGCGTGACCTTGTAACAGACACTGCAGATGAACTGAATATCCCTTATCAATTTGATGCCATCGCTGGCGGAGGAACAGATTCAGGAGCCATTCATGTTACACATAATGGAGTTCCATCCCTTTCAATCACCATCGCAACACGGTATATCCATTCCCATGCAGCAATGCTTCACCGTGATGACTATGAAAATGCAGTTAAGCTTATTGCTGAAGTGATTAAGAAGCTTGACAGGGAAACGGTTGATAAGATTACATTTGAATAAAATAAAAACTCCGGGCTTTTTTCCGGAGTTTTTCATTTTATTTAAGACTGCTCTCCAAGGTTTGAAGCATTTCAAGCTTGTCTTCTTCAGAGGAGTTTTCCAAATTACCTCAAATAAAACACCCAAGCCAGGCAGCATTTTTTCTTCCCCATTTTGAATGGCATCTACGATTGTATCTTTCAGTTCATCTTGAGAGTTGCCTGATACATTGTGTAAAACGGCATTGCGCAGGTTTAAATTCACCTTAATGCACTCCTTCCAGATTTAATTCGTTATTATCTTCTCTAATTTTACTTTTATTATGTATTCCAAATAAGCTATAATGAAAAAACTGTACAGAAAAATTCCGTTTGTACGGGATTTTCTTTAAAAGGAGAGACCGTGTTGAAGCATATACAATCTGCAAAAAATCCAAAAGTTAAAGAATGGAAAAAACTTCTGGCCAGAAAAGAGCGTGACAAAACAGGAAGCTTTTTAGTTGAAGGTTTTCATCTGGTAGAAGAAGCACTTAAAGCCAATCAAATAGCAGAAATAATCATTGATGAAAATAAAAATATGCCTCCCGGCTGGGACTATGGCGACATCCCTGTAACAATGGTTACAGATGAAATTATCGGACTGCTGGCAGATACCGAAACACCACAGGGAATTTTTGCAGTCTGCAGCCAGCAGTCATCCACTGAGGAAGTGAAAGGAAAACAATTTTTATTAGTTGATGCCGTCCAGGATCCCGGCAATCTGGGGACGATGATCAGGACGGCTGATGCGGCTGGAATCGATGCCGTTATTGTGGGTGAAGGCAGCGTTGACGCATATAACCCGAAGGTACTCCGCTCTGCACAGGGCAGCCACTTTCATGTGCCTGTTTTAAGAGGAAACCTTTCCGACTGGATCTTCAAACTGAAAGAAAGTAATGTACCTGTCTATGGAACCGCTTTGGAAGATGCCCGGGAATACACGAAGTATGAGTCATCTGATTCCTTCGCCCTGCTCGTTGGAAATGAAGGAAACGGGGTAAATAAAGAGCTCCTGGCCAATACAGCAGCAAACCTTTATATACCGATATTCGGGAAAAGCGAATCACTTAATGTGGCGGTGGCTGCCGGAATTCTTCTTTATCATCTAAGAAAATAGAAAATGGGCGGCAATTTTTTCAAAACCGTTTGAAACAGTCTTAAGAATGTAATATAATTAACAGCAAAATTATAATAATAAAACGATGACGGAGACCAGTACCTTGCACTAAGCCTTTTCAGGGAGAAAATGCCTAAGACTGAAAGCATTTTTACAGGAAATGCAAGAGAAGTTTCACCTCCTGAGTTGGCATCGGGACCATTGAAAAGTAATGCTTTGGCGCGCCCTGCTGAGTTGTCCAGCTGCAGCGGCTAGCCCCTCGAGGTCATAAGCCAATCCTCTCAGAAAGGTAAAGAACACCTTTCCAAGAGGCTCGTCTTATGCTTGTCGGGGCTGAACGAGCCACTTCCGCTTTTCTTTGTAAAGATGTACCGGCATAAGCCGTTATCCCAATGAAGAGAACACGTGCATGAAGTACATATATGTGTTAAAAAGGGTGGTACCGCGAAACCTCGTCCCTTTATGGGGATAGAGGTTTTTTATTTTGGCCAAAAAAGTAAATGAATTAATATCAAGGAGGATTTTTAGATGCAAGAGCGTTTAAAAGAACTGCAAACTGAAGCGTTAGAAAAGATCAGCACAGCCGCTGATTTGAGAGAGCTAAATGATATCCGTGTATCTTATTTAGGCAAAAAAGGCCCGATTACTGAAGTGCTTAAAGGAATGGGGAAATTGTCTGCTGATGAGCGTCCCAAAATGGGGGCCCTTGCAAATGAAGTGCGGGACAGCATTGCTGCCGGAATTGAGGAAAAACAAAAGCATCTGGAGGAAGCGGCTGTTCAGGAAAAACTGGCTGCAGAAAAAATTGATGTCACTCTACCGGGAAGACCTGTTAAATCAGGAAACCACCATCCGCTGACAAGAATTATTGAAGAAATTGAAGATCTGTTCATTGGAATGGGTTATTCGGTAGCTGAAGGTCCTGAAGTTGAAAAAGATTATTATAATTTTGAAGCATTGAATCTTCCTAAAGGCCATCCTGCCCGGGATATGCAGGATTCCTTCTATATTACAGAAGATATTCTTCTTCGTACCCATACTTCGCCGGTACAGGCAAGAACAATGGAGAAGCATGAAGGCAAGGGGCCAGTTAAAATCATCTGCCCGGGTAAAGTATATCGCCGAGATAATGACGACGCTACACACTCTCACCAGTTCATGCAAATAGAGGGACTTGTTGTAGATGAAAACGTCCGAATGACTGATTTAAAAGGAACATTGGAGGTCTTTGCAAAGAAAATGTTTGGTGATGACAGGGAAATCCGTCTTCGCCCAAGTTTCTTCCCGTTTACAGAGCCATCTGTGGAAATGGATATTTCCTGTAAAATATGCGGCGGAAAAGGCTGCAGCGTATGTAAAGGCACTGGCTGGATTGAAATTCTTGGTGCAGGAATGGTTCATCCAAATGTTCTTGAGATGGCAGGCTTCGACTCTAAGAAATACACAGGTTTTGCATTCGGAATGGGTCCTGAGCGAATTGCCATGCTGAAGTATGGTGTAGATGATATTCGTCATTTCTACACAAATGATGTGCGTTTCTTGAAACAATTTTCAATTCATGAATAATTAGAAAGCCCGGAGCTTGACAATTACTAAGGAGGATCACAAATGTTCGTTTCATATAAATGGCTGCAGGAATATGTTGATTTATCAGGCGTTACGCCTGAAGAGCTTTCAGAAAAGATTACTAAAAGCGGTATAGAAGTTGAAGGCGTAGAGATTTTGAATGAAGGTATCAAAGGTGTGGTTGTAGGGCATGTCCTTGAAAGGGAACAGCACCCAAATGCTGATAAACTGAATAAATGTTTAGTCGATACAGGGGCGGGTGAGCCTGTACAGATCATCTGCGGTGCCCCGAATGTGGATAAGGGACAGAAAGTGGCCGTGGCTACAGTTGGAGCTGTTCTTCCAGGTAATTTTAAAATAAAGCGTGCCAAGCTGCGCGGCGAGGAATCGAATGGAATGATCTGTTCGCTTCAAGAGCTCGGCATTGAAAGTAAGCTGATTGCAAAGGAATACTCTGAAGGCATTTATGTTTTTCCTAATGATACAGAGGTTGGTCAGGATGCTCTTCTGCAGCTTAATCGTGACGACCAGATTCTGGAACTTGGATTGACTCCAAACCGTTCTGACTGCTTAAGCATGCTGGGTGTTGCATATGAAGTGGCAGCTATTTTAGGAAGAGAAGTAAAGCTTCCTGCACCTCAAGCAGAGACTTCTTCAGAGAGGGCATCTGCTTACATCGATGTTCAAGTGGACGCAAAAGAAGATAATCCTCTTTACGTTGCGAAGGTTGTAAAAAATGTAAAGGTTGGCCCATCTCCTGTATGGATGCAGGCGCGTTTAATGGCAGCAGGCATTCGCCCTCACAATAACGTGGTGGATATTACAAACTACATTTTGCTTGAATACGGCCAGCCGCTTCATGCATTCGATTATGACCGGCTGGGATCAAAGCAAATCCTTGTCCGCAGAGCAAATGATGGCGAAGTGATTGTCACTCTTGATGATGCAAAACGCGAGTTAACATCAGATCATCTTTTAATAACAAATGGGACAGAGCCAATTGCACTTGCGGGTGTCATGGGCGGGTCAAATTCTGAAGTACAGCCTGACACAAAAAATGTGATTATCGAATCAGCTTATTTTAAAGGGGCAACGGTTAGAAAAGCTTCAAAAGACCATGGATTAAGAAGCGAAGCAAGCGCACGCTTTGAAAAAGGTGTG includes the following:
- the infC gene encoding translation initiation factor IF-3; the protein is MLLNEGIRAREVRLIDQNGEQLGIKSKFDALEIASRANLDLVLVAPSAKPPVARIMDYGKFKFEQQKKDKEARKNQKIISIKEVRLSPTIEEHDFNTKLRNAIKFLEKGDKVKASIRFKGRAITHKEIGQRVLIRFAQACNEVAIVESHPKMDGRSMFMVLAPKNDK
- the rpmI gene encoding 50S ribosomal protein L35 gives rise to the protein MPKMKTHRGAAKRFKRTGSGKLKRSHAYRSHMFANKSQKQKRKLRKGTLVSSGDYKRIRNLLVNLK
- the rplT gene encoding 50S ribosomal protein L20, translating into MPRVKGGTVTRKRRKKVIKLAKGYFGSKHTLYKVANQQVMKSLMYAYRDRRQKKRDFRKLWVTRINAAARMNGLSYSRLMHGLKLAGIEVNRKMLSELAIADEKAFAELASVAKQQLSK
- a CDS encoding DUF1294 domain-containing protein, translated to MIKTIALIYLMMNVIGFYLMKLDKEKAKRSEFRISEKNLWITAFLSGAAGMAFGMKTFRHKTKHVQFKWGLPFLALLEAGLLMYLIIQLS
- a CDS encoding TVP38/TMEM64 family protein; protein product: MNDQLTLLFAMAETAGILAPIAFIFFHIIRQFLFIPVPLVCITGGVLFGSLFGSIFSLAGLMISSILFYFLITKMPRTHEKLSLLKKRWFGEYRNLTVGQVAVLRLIPFIHYHLLSFCLMERNKGINEYLKNSWITNLPLAVFYTVFGEFISRFTPSMIVLILLSLSVLVFVLREKVTVIKWKEFFKTA
- a CDS encoding sigma-w pathway protein ysdB, translating into MWLLRMLLFALILFLIYTAVKYLLNSKRKLELAHEQKRYYFWDDHENVRKNFLITYKGVLFEGEKYLGTTDNAFDVVSIFLWPHNTSALKGMVREDFLFIERKISEAYPTAKIDWKSPVKEFMHKTASPGEEINDHL
- a CDS encoding dUTP diphosphatase → MNYQQLFQMQKGLDSHIESNHGLEEEDLFDRKILALLVELGELANETRCFKFWSLKPSSPQETVLEEFVDGIHFILSLGIECGFDGQKNFAVPVEKAVSVNDQFLSVYDAIGKFRTSRSLTDYKDLIAVYLQLGEILGFNSSHIEKAYIDKNEVNYKRQAEGY
- a CDS encoding M42 family metallopeptidase: MAKLDETLTMLKDLTDAKGIPGNEREPREVMKKYITAYADEVTTDGLGSLIAKKTGKEGGPKVMVAGHLDEVGFMVTNIDDKGFIRFQTVGGWWSQVMLAQRVTIVTSKGDVTGVIGSKPPHILSPDARKKPVEIKDMFIDIGASSREEAKDWGVKPGDMVVPYFEFTVMNNEKMLLAKAWDNRIGCAIAIDVLKELKDAEHPNEVYGVGTVQEEVGLRGARTSAQKIEPDIAFGVDVGIAGDTPGISEKEAMSKMGKGPQIILYDASMVSHKGLRDLVTDTADELNIPYQFDAIAGGGTDSGAIHVTHNGVPSLSITIATRYIHSHAAMLHRDDYENAVKLIAEVIKKLDRETVDKITFE
- a CDS encoding TrmH family RNA methyltransferase gives rise to the protein MKHIQSAKNPKVKEWKKLLARKERDKTGSFLVEGFHLVEEALKANQIAEIIIDENKNMPPGWDYGDIPVTMVTDEIIGLLADTETPQGIFAVCSQQSSTEEVKGKQFLLVDAVQDPGNLGTMIRTADAAGIDAVIVGEGSVDAYNPKVLRSAQGSHFHVPVLRGNLSDWIFKLKESNVPVYGTALEDAREYTKYESSDSFALLVGNEGNGVNKELLANTAANLYIPIFGKSESLNVAVAAGILLYHLRK
- the pheS gene encoding phenylalanine--tRNA ligase subunit alpha, translating into MQERLKELQTEALEKISTAADLRELNDIRVSYLGKKGPITEVLKGMGKLSADERPKMGALANEVRDSIAAGIEEKQKHLEEAAVQEKLAAEKIDVTLPGRPVKSGNHHPLTRIIEEIEDLFIGMGYSVAEGPEVEKDYYNFEALNLPKGHPARDMQDSFYITEDILLRTHTSPVQARTMEKHEGKGPVKIICPGKVYRRDNDDATHSHQFMQIEGLVVDENVRMTDLKGTLEVFAKKMFGDDREIRLRPSFFPFTEPSVEMDISCKICGGKGCSVCKGTGWIEILGAGMVHPNVLEMAGFDSKKYTGFAFGMGPERIAMLKYGVDDIRHFYTNDVRFLKQFSIHE